Within Anolis sagrei isolate rAnoSag1 chromosome 3, rAnoSag1.mat, whole genome shotgun sequence, the genomic segment TGGACTTTTGCTCCAGTTGTAGGGTTTTCCCATTGAAAAGCAAAAATGGGCTGACTATTGGTTTCAAGGCGTATACAAAAAAATGCATCTTTCAAATCCAGGACTGTAAAATGGGTAGCAGCTGCTGGTATTAAACTTAAAAGTACATATGGATTGGGCACTACAGGATGTATGGTTACTGTAACTTGATTTATAGCTCTTAAATCCTGCACCGGACGAAAGTCTTGTGTTCCTGGCTTTTGTAACGGTAAAAGAGGAGTGTTCCAAGGAGACCTACATTCTCTTAGGATCCCATATTCAAGTAACTTGCTCAGATGCAAATTGATCCCTTCTACAGCTTTTCGAGGTATGGGATATTGTCGAATAGCCACAGGTCCCATCCCTGGTTTTACTTCTATCTGTACAGGTGGAACACACCGGGCCAAGCCAGGTggattgtcttctgcccatacacCTGGAACTCCATATCTCTTCCATTCTTCAGTACTTTCCTCACAAACAGTAAATATTCTCCATTCCTCTGACATAGGACAAATCAAAGTATAAAGTCCCTTTCTAACAGTCATTTCCATTGTCCCAttgtcttcaaatgctaatattGCTCTCATTTTGCAAAGCAAGTCTCTTCCTAATAAAGAGATTGGGCATTCAGGTATATATAAGAATTCATGCATCACTTGTTGGTTTGCtaaatcacattttctgctttgtaacATAGGATAACTTTGTCTTTGACCGGTGGCTCCAACCACATTAAGTTCTAGTCCATTTTCAGGGGCCACTGGCTTTGTTACCACAGAGTGGTCAGCTCCCGTATCTACTAGAAAAGTCATTTCCTGGCCCTCAACATTCATTTTGACCAGTGGCTCCCCCGGGCCTAGGCATAAGGGGGCCGGTCTGTCCTATTCCGTCCAGTCTTCTCCTAATCCAACCATCCCAAcaaattcttcttctcttttttctccatatCTAGCCCCAGGAACCAGGTTAGCATATCCCCCTTGGTGGCCTCCTCCCCGGCCTCTTCCTCTCCAATGTCCTCTCTGGGATGGCATTCCCCTTTGTATTCCTACCGTTCCTTGAGCAGATGGGCACTCGTTCTTCCAATGACCTTCTTGACGACAAATGGCACACTGGTGTCTTCCCAGGGGCATccctcgtcctcctcttctttccttctgccacattcctcttttccttctgtttccactttCAGATCCTTTCAATTTATCTCTTTCATCTAAAAGGTTCAAAAAAATCTTATGATCttcctctcttattttctttctttctcttttttctgcttcATCCCTATGGATGAATACCTTGGTAGCTATTTCAATTAACTGGGACAGATTCATCCCTGCAAACCCATCTTGCTTCTGCAATTTTCTACGAATGTCTGGGGCTGATTGAGTAACAAATGAAGTATTTAATAATGCAGATCCATCTTTTGATTCAGGATCATAGGGACTATACTTTCGGTAAGCTTCCAATAATCTCTCTAAATAAGCACCTGGACTTTCATCTTTTCCTTGCATTACTTCCTGTATCTTCTTGAGGTTGAtcaccttttggggtcccttcttcaAAGCTTCCATTAAAAATTCCCTGTATCTGACTATATAGTCcatgtctcggcttatattaggATCCCAGTTTGGATTTGTCAAAGGAAATGCCCCTGCAGCCCATTCAATGGGATTATAACTTGTCTTCTCAGCAGCATATGTCTGTGCTAGTTGGGTTCCTTGATTAAGGATTCTTCTTCGCTCTTCAGATGTGAAGAGAGCCTGTAATAGCTGTTGGCAATCTGACCAATCTGGCTGGTGGCTAGCCATTATTGTTTCACACAAATTTATAAGTGGCTGAGGGTTTTCAGTATAAAGAGGATTATTAGACTTCCAATTTAACAAATCTGAAGTGGTAAAAGGCACATGTTGGTAAGTAGTTTTTGGAGTTAAAGTTAAGTCTCCTTTGTCATCCATCTCTTGTACATATTGGACCATTGATCTTAAAGGCAATTGAAAAGCAATCTTTGGGTTTGGATTACTATGGCTTCTAGTTCTTCCAGCTATGGGACTATCTCGCAAAAATTCTTCTGTTATATTCTGAAGCCATCTGCTTGCAGATGCTAGATCTATTAAAGGTGACTTTTTAGATTCCCCAGGAGAGGTATCAGAAGAGGTTGACCTTTCATTGTCAATGGCTTTTAACTGTGGGTACATAGGAACATAAGGAGGAGGGTTACTCACTTCTTCCTCAGGACAAGGAAAAATTCcaaatcttcttttcttcttatctGCCTGAGGCTTTTTCAAATTAGTTAAAGCTACAAAAACAGCACATTCTTTGTTTTGACATTTCTTTAACCATGCGGGCTGTGTAATGATAGCATTTTCCCATGCCTCTGCATATGGAAATTGATCCGGATGAACCTCTGCTGTTATTCTCACAACTGTTCTGATATCTTTTAAATCATAACTTCCTTCACCTGGCCACCCGGTATTAAATTGCACCCAGTCTAGTTCACAAAGAGATCTCAATTTCTGGGGGCTATTACATCCTGGTGTTTGAGTTAATTCcttaaattttgaaaaattttcCACCATGCATTCAAGAGCAGTTAAAGACCTTTTACTTGGTGTACCAcccattttctatatttttctcctttttttttctttttaaaacaaagtattaagcacagaaagcataaagaatggaaaatacagaagcaaagaagcaacaacacaatatttcataaaccaaaatacacacacaaaacaaccttATCACTTTCCCCTGAAAGTGTGTTCCTTTAACCTGTGAGTGCGATTTCTGTGCGAAAACGTCACTCGAGGGGTTTCACTTGATTTCTGCAGTAATCACACAGTGAAATATTCCCCAGGTACTTCCCATGTACCTCCTTTTCCTGTCCCTTTAAGGCTAGCCTTTTTCCTTTACCTGTGCCGTGGAATCAATATACCCTCAGTCTCAATATACCCCAGTCTGAAGGGCAGGGAAGGCGAGGATCAGCCGGGTCATTTCTTTCAATGGGTACCCGTATTGCCCCTTCTGATCGTCGTCTTATCTGACCCACTGAGTGGTGGCAATCAAGTCCTCAAAAGACTTCGtttctgttccttcactgttgacTCAGATCCCGGACGAGCCCCCATTTGTAGCAGCAGGTCTGTTACCCGAGGTCAGATGAgtgcaatcaggaaggaagagaaaggagacggCAGCAGATTCCAGGCTCTTTATTCAATCAAGCTTGATCGGGTGTTCAGAATACAATATCTGACACACACTGgaagtcagatttgctccagcatttatagcataattctcagggttacacatgcgcagaaaagccctgacatttacacaatctaatcaacatcctttgtcctcgaggaatcgcagccaagaacatttgttggcaagatccactattttcccttccatcagctgactacattcccagaggacttacataatctttagaatgaatcatcatttcatatatttctcttcatacatatgtcttcatatatatctcttcaatttattcaaaacaagcattttccttattaattctccttaatttcccccacaatacattcacaatataTTCATAATACATTAGTCCTTTCAATTGATTCATTTAAAAGGTGTatttaattgcctgctatttacatcaaccagacaggaggtggcgctgttataccatatcttcaaatgttccttctccctggattaataattattaaCTTTGTACTTGGCACTAACCCTAGTAACACATTTAGCTCCAGCCTTGGCttattcaaatattgacataaGATAAAACCAGCCTGAAAGGTTTCTAAGTCATCTGTAAAGTTTCCCTTCTACCAAAGACTCTGCTTTCCTTCTCAGAAACAAACAGGTAACCCCtcacttctcattattttcatttcaaattataattattatttttcttcatacagcCACCACAGTAGtcctgagttttccaggttgattcagcctggaaaactgtgaggGCTCCAACCCCCTCCCTAAAACCCCCCACAAAacactaaaaaataaaaaagaaagttaCCAGTAGCCATTTGGCTTCTCCTTCTTTCTGATGGAACATACCAATAACACCCATAATGAagcggggggggagggggggacaaaTTGCTCCCGACTCCTGATATGTTTTTGGGCATCATTGGTATGTTTCTACAGGTAGGAAGAGAAGCCAAATGGCTCCTGGtaactttcctttttatttttaaggtttttttggggtggggggtgggggtgggggttattTTTGGATGGCCACATGCTATTCTGAATACTTCCAGGATAGTATGTGAACAGCCAAAGGGGAAAGCCCATTTTCCCCCTGCCTTTGTGTATTTAAAACCCCTTTCTTAAACCTGCTCCAAAGGGGgtttaatgtatgtgtggaacTCCCCTACATTGCTGACAAATTTGAAAGTATTATGACATCTCCTTTAACAGAGGCCTTGTGTAAGTAGAGtcttcttcccccttcttccACTTCTTTTTTCCTCATCAGGATTCTTGGAAGAAAACCCAGTGGGCATTCAGCATTTGCCTAACTGCCTTTCCCCTCATCCCTTCTTTCCTAAGCATgtgtaaatacaggtattcccAAATTCAGAATCCATCAAAGtcgtggtcccaagcattttagataagaaGGACTCAGCCTGTACTGTCATGTTAATCGCTACAGTAAGATGGAAGCAACCCCATGGGTTACTCATTCTCTTTTTACTGCATTACTCCCAAGGATCAGTGAGCATCAGTCTCAAACATCTATAAGGCATGTCTCAATGTTTCTCAAGCTTTTGTTGCTCGCAAACCTCAAGATGGGGAATATTTTTGGGAAACGTTTGAATGAGATTGAAATTCTGATACTTGTTCCATGactagattttttttcacatattGTGTGGGCGGGCATGCACCTTAATTCTACAAAGTGGGAATAGCAAGCAGATTTTTGTGAACACATGCAGCAAATTGGTCCATTAATCAGGGAATCCTGATGAGACTGTGTCATTATAGCTCTAATGGAGGATAGAAATCATTTGGGTTGTATTATAGCACAGAAAAACTTCAAAGTAACTCACAactgcaggtttttttttaccaCCATTGCATTGAAGACGCTCCATATGATGAACAGATGAACAGTAGCCCCATAGTGCACTTCTGTTAATAATCTCTACTACTTGTAGAACCCAATGCTGAAAGTTAAAAtactaactatatatatatatacacactttcTGTCTTTATTGCTTTGTCAGTTATTGTTCATTTTCACTGGAGGTGAAAACATTTTGTTGACTGCGACACAGAGCTGGCTTGAAAAAGAAAATCCTGAAACCCTTCAGGGCATTTTATGAATGAAGAACACACTTTTCCTTTTTTGAGAGATGGGTGGAAGGACCTTCTTTTCAACTGGAAGCAAACAAAATCACAGATCCAGAGAACAAAGGCTTTATTTTGATGATGTGAGACTTATGAAGCCTTAAAGGCACTATATCAGAATCTTAATAAAATGTAACTCATGTCTATATTTAAATTGGAGGAACAAATACCAAGGAAGCTCTCTGTTCTGCTGAGTTAAAGGATAATACTGAAGGGCAGTTAAGAATGACTAGGCATCTAACATATATTGTTGTTACTAAGGGCAGATCCAGCCAGgcttttatcccaggagaatctgcttttaaaaatgaagatttttctgggggcctgtccacacccaccccagaaagtgtgcactttctgaaGTGGGTGTCCAGGCGTGTTCTCAGGACTAGTTTGAGAGAATGTCTGGAagcactccccctccccccaagcccccagactccttagaaaactaatgaaaacttacccatcctccattacaggctttggccagctccccaagtgcatagaaatgatgcaccaggagagtggggggggggggagtgattttacttcctcccccccccccccgctctcctggcccatcatttctacacaccaggagagctagCGGGAGCCTGTAATGGAGGACGAGTAAATTttcattagttttctaaggggtttgggggcttggcaggaggggggtgggtattcccatagTAAACAGTggaaatactgtctggactgaagtattctgcagtccagaaccggaAAAAGAAGACACGGAataaaggcatggaataaaccccactatctaattaattcactacaaaccagggttttcctggttacTTTGCATGTAAACCAAAGTCCAGCCCTTGCATCCTTTGATCTGGTGGAATGATGGGAAAGATATCTACCTGAAACCCTGGAaatccgttgttgttgttgttgtttattccttcagccgcttccaactcttctgacctcatggaccagcccacgccagagctccctgtcagccatggccacccccacctccttcaaggtcaagtcagtcacttcaaggatagcatccatccatgttgcccttggttggaccctcttcctttttccttccattttccccagcatcattctcttctccaagctttcctgtcttcccattatgtggccaaagtacttcatctgtccctctaatatccttccctccagtgagcagtcgggctttatttcctggagtatggactggttggatcttcttgcaatccaaggcactctcagaattttccattGTGATCCAAAATAAATCAGAGCTTTGAAAAATTACCGACCCACATTTATAGGCACTAGACTCCCCAGAAAAATGCTTCAAAGTTTTGAGGTACAGCCCATATATACTTGGCTAGATGGGCAAATAATCTGACCTAGTATGTGCTCTGCTTTCAATCACAACCTTCTATTTTCTGTTAACATCCATTTCTTGCCTCTACCCCTTGGATTAGCCATTAAGTGAACAGTCCTACTTGCTGTTTCAAGCAGATATGTCTTAATTTGAGCTTGTTTTCTGGGTCATCAGTTTAGTTTCTGAGTTCTTTACAGTCTGGAGGAATCCCAAGTACCAGAGGTTCATATCTTTTAATCATTGGATGGTTCTCGGCTTCATGCAGTTTTAGAACAAAGCTTTCAAATCTGTGTTCATTACTGTGACCTGAAGTGCCCTCAGCTGTATCATGCTAACGGCAGGGCAGCCATTGGTATATTGAATCCATTCCTCACTGGTATCACCTCTTCAATCAAGattaaaaattaatattaaaagtGGCTGTTAGGCTGAACCTTTTGATTAGGAAATATTTCTCCAGACTTGTCGTCAAATGGAGAGCTGAAGCACTTGTTTGTCATATGTGAAAGAATCTATATCATTACACGCAGTTGCTATAAGAAATTGGGTCATTGATCCAGGGCTTATCCAAGGCACCTTTTTCCTATTCAGAGTTGGAATAGAAAATGGTACCCACTTAAATCAAGGTCTCTAATGTCCAAAGGCTAGAAAGCCATTTTGGCATTGCCATAAGCCCTATCCCAACCCTAACTCTGCAAACAAACTGCATAGTAATTAGTTTATACATTGCTTCTATTCCATGCCTACTCCACCAATTTGCTGCCTGAAACATGGGGATATAACATTAGACTATGTTATTCTCAGGTGTGAAGACaaatactttttaattttttttaaaaaaattgtataaTGGTGGGATAAAATGAATATTTCTGCACAGCTTTTCCCAAGTATTTGCACATCCTGAAGTGTTTCAGGAAATTATTCCATGGATAATGGAATAATGTACCAGAATCCTTATGATCTGCTACTTTATGCAacttcatagaattgtagaatcgTAGAggtgaaagagacctcgtgggtcatgcagtccaaccccctaccaagaaacaggaaaattgcattcaaagcacccccaacagatgaccatccagcctctgtttgaaagcctccaaagaaggagcctccaccacactccagggcagtgtgttcaactgctgaacagctctcacagtcaggaagttcttcctaatgttcaggtggaatctcctttcatgtacttcgaagccattgttttgcatcctagtctccagggcagcagaaaacaagcttgctccctcctccctatgacttcccatcacaaatgtatacatggccatcatgtctcctctcagccttctcttcttcgggctaaacatgccaagctctttaagctgctcctcatagggcttgttctccagacccttgatcattttaatcaccctcctgtggacacactccagcttgtcaacatctcccttaaattgtggtgcccagaattggacacagtgtgattccaggtgtggtctgactaaggcagaatagagggatagcataacttccctggatctatgccaaaatcacattggcttttttagctgccacatcacactgttggctcatgcttaacttgttgtccacaaggacaccaagatctttttcatgcatactgctgtcgagccaggcatccactattctgtatctttgcatttcatattttctgtCTAAAtgcagtatcttgcatttgtccctgtagaacttcattttgttagttttggctcatctctctaatctgataagatcgttttgaattctgctcctgtcttctggggtattggctatccctcccaattttgtgtcatctgcaaacttgatgatcatgccttctaaaccttcatctaattcattaataaagatatttaccaggaccgggcccaggatggaaccttgTGGCACtctactcatcacttctttccagggtgaagaggaagcattggtgagcaccctcttggttctcttaaccaattacagatccagctaactgtagttttgcccagcccacatttgactagtttgtttgccagaaggttataggggaccttgtcgaaggccttactgaaatctagaTACACCATacccctgcatctacccagcttgtaactctattgaaaaaagagatcagatgagtctggcatgacattCATGCCAGAGTTATCTGACATTCTGACATTTATGTGTTCCTAGCTGAGTAGCAGAGATGTTAAGAAACTCCTTTACTGAATTGCAAATATGCATAATGGGATCTCAGCAAGGTCATTCAACATGGATTGGGATTTATGCACATTAGGATTGATGCACGTCATGTCACTCCACAATGTGCACCAGGGCACACTTTACACTGATGTTCATTGCACATTTCACACAGATGCACATCAGGCAGCGCTCACCATAGCCCTGTATTGGATATGGATGTTATGCAACTGTGCCATTCTAATTCTTACAGATAGCAGTGTACAATGTACATTGATGCATAAAACACATCAGGCACTTTGCTGGCTGTGATCTGTAGTAAAGTAACATCAGCTTTCTGCTTGATGTGGACATTACAAAACTGAACAATTCAAATTCCCAGAGATGCAGGTCCATTTACGAAGATGTACATTCTCAACAGGATCCCTTGGAGCATCTGTTTCAGCAAACTACATTACTTTAATTACTTCCAATCTGTGCACCAAACATGATGCATTCTATCAAGTTGAAATGGCTGGTCCAACGTCACCCAGTGAGCTCGGTGGTTCAGTGGGGACTAGAATCTAGACTTCCCATTTCCAAGCATTTTAACCATTATACCACTGTGGCTCTCCAAAAGAATTCATACCCATGAGTGGATTTGAACACCCAACCTCTGGCTTCACAGTCATTATTTTCTAGACTAAACACTATGCTAGCTGTCATGGTTGTTTTAATGGGCTGCTTGCTATTTTGCAGAAACTGActctaatttaaaatatttcatctGAATGGGATAGAAATGATTTGCCATATCATTGTCAAAACTCTGATATATATTGCAAAGCATTTTATCCCCCTTTGCATATAATTTAGTGAAGCTAGTTTCATAAAGGAAAGATGCcattaataataattgcattaGATAAGAGTGATAAATGGAGAAAGTGGCCATAAACCTGCCATTAGCTAGCTGCAAACGTTTGTGTGCTATTCTGTTTTCCACACTACAACAAGGCAAAATATTCAGATCAGTTCCCACCATAAGGATATTAACACTTCATATTTCATGATAATGTTTATGATCAGTTTTGAACAATTGGAAAGCATTATATAAACAGTTATCGGTTATGGTTCATCATTTGACCAAGATAAAATTATTTAGTCAAATGACTGCTCAAgtatttttgaaataataatgtataaacaagaaataaaaaaaaatccccaacagCCTGAGACTtagattaatttaaaaaataaaacaacatcacGGAAGTAACTTCTATACATAAACCAGAAAGATGTCATTGTAAAACAGGGAATTTAATCCAGACTTATTCATAATTTAAAGATTAGCATGAGCCCCATGGATTTCAATGATTTTGTATAAGTAATCATGACATTCCTTTCTATGCACTTACAGATGGTTTAATGATctattctcaaagattattgctagTGGTTTTGAGATTACACCTGCCATTTTTCTAtatagttcatctggccctggagacttgggtATTCCTGTTCTATCACCATGCCTATTCTGTACTACATTTCCCTCATTGCATCATCTGTTCTATTCTTTCAAGGTGAATTGCTATATTCCCTTTAAGTAAAGCCAGAGGGTATGGACCTCATTCCATTTGCTGACAGAATTGCCATGAATCATGGTGAATCCAGCAGTGCCTGGTGGggggaacccattgctccaaaccCAACTTTGTCCTAAATACCTCTAATCCCatcccaccgggggggggggggggggagtctgctgcccagcttcccccattgttgctaatacaacacaggaagcctcccatgttgccaccacaGTGGCATATGCTGGTTCATCTTCAGTTTTGCTACAGAGCCCTACCATAAGTAGctgtacatcatgggatgggagctgacGGGCTCAGTGGAAAAACGTAAGAGGAACTGGCAAATGCTGCTGAATTTTGTCCTGTCTGAAGAGGTCAAAATAAAGCAATAGGTAGTTCTACATTTTTTCTGTACCCCATTAGCATTTTGTCTTTTTCTCCATCAAGCGGCCtcgccttttccttcttcttcatttatttctacaaatttatttatttatttgtttgtttatttatttatttatttgcagcatttttatcccactcttttcagcccaaaggcaactcagggcaccgtacagattggcaacaattagatgccataaacatacatacatacatatcgattaaaaacatttaataccacataataaaaatccatataaaaaccaattaaagctataataattaatgtctaCCAGTTCGACTCCTTATCCATTTTGCAAtctcttttattgtttttgaCCCTTCTAGCAAGTTTGATCTTGTTCtacattttaacttttttttactcTCTGACATGTGCAGGCTATTCATTCTCCTTTTCCATTTTtacatgtctcttttaaatcttagctcagttgaTACCCATCTCATTTTTCTTCCTGTTTGAAATTCTGCCTTCAATATGACACCTTTAAGAAACTTCTATCCATCATGAACTCCCTTGTTCTTTAGTTTTCCAGTGTTTCCACAAAGTTACCCAAATTGTTTTCTCAAAGTCTACAATGCATGTctgacttggggcccttccacacagccctatatcccaggatatcaaggcagaaaatcccacattatctgagtgtggactcagataacccagttcagagcagatattgtggggttttctgccttgatattcagagatatagggttgtgtggaagagcctttGGCTTCCCATTTCCACTGTATAATGAAACCCAGGAGAACATGACTGAcactaagcagggccagccttggCAATCAGGTGCTGAATGCTGGTTTTCAGAGgacaaaaatggcaaaaccacctctgaatattcctttcccaagaaaaccttatgaaattcatgagatcaTCATGAGTTGATaagcaacttgaaagcatgcacacacatatatagaaccgaggccccatctacactgtcatataatgcagtttgaactgcaatataatggtcagtgtagactactATAATACAGATTGAAATGGATTAGTGGATTAcatgaatctatactgccatataatccagttcaatgcactaAATATGCAtactgaaactgtattatatggcagtgtagatggcaccTGAGTTGCAGGCAGAAAATGTGTTGAGTGGAGTTGGGCTGAGGTTCACTGGCAGGAAAGCAATTGTATGGCACTGTATTGTACTTTGCAACCTTAAAAACACTTGTATGATATTGAACCATTTTTTATAGACAGGAAAGCATTTCTATGGATCTGAGCTCGCTTTTGCAGACAGGAAAATGGCTGTATGGAACATAGGCTTTGATAGTTAGATATGCTTAGTGGGAAAATTGGCCAGATGGCatgattattgttttctgttattttAATTTCTGCATGTTTTTCTAACCTTTCCCCAAGATTGGCTGTTTTTATGGTAAGTAGGCTACTTGTAACACAAACAATTGACAGTTATAGCAGCTTGGATGGCGGCAGAATGTCATCATAAAGCCATTTTAGTACGGGAGGATATAAAGCAGTTACAGGATCTGTGTCGTATGAAAGATCTGTCTGATCTGCCAGGACTGAACTAGTCATGCAGTGAGGTGGAAGATCTTTCAGTCGTTGTGGGCAACCTTTTTGATATGTGTACTGCAAGTCAGACACAGTATGAGACGGTGtcactctgctgtgcatttgcaAATACATATCCAGTTCCACGGTTTCTTGAACACAGTGCCACCTATAACTATAGTGTGCCAGAAAATGAACAACAGCACAGAGTTTCTTTCCCAAGTGGGGAGGGATAAAGAAGCAACTCTTGGTCTTTGCGAAAGTGCAAGGATTTGCCAACTTCTGGAATGGAAATTGGGTAAGGATTCTTTATAAAAGAAAGATCCCACCATGATCTGCAGCATGAATAAAGTCAGAAAAcagatcataaaatcatagaatcatagagttggaagataccttgttggccatccagtccaagcccctgccaagaagcaggacaattgcattcaaagcatccccaaccgatggccatccagcctctgtttaaatgcctccgaaaccggagcctccaccacactccagggcagagagttccactgctgaacagctctcacagttaggaagttcttcctaatgttcagatggaatttcctttcccgtagtttgaagccattgcttcaatTGAAACCAGATATAGCATTTGTGGTAGAAACCAGAAGAATGCTGCACCCCAGGGACCAGTAGAATCCAGGCTGCAATAGAATACCTGGAGAGTATCCTCATTACACAATTGTGGGGCCTAAATATCACGTTGACTACATTGACTTCATCTCATTGAATTCCTGGATATGTAATTTAATGAGGGACTTGGAATTCTCTGTCAGATATTAGAGCCCAACCAATGC encodes:
- the LOC137096516 gene encoding uncharacterized protein, which gives rise to MGGTPSKRSLTALECMVENFSKFKELTQTPGCNSPQKLRSLCELDWVQFNTGWPGEGSYDLKDIRTVVRITAEVHPDQFPYAEAWENAIITQPAWLKKCQNKECAVFVALTNLKKPQADKKKRRFGIFPCPEEEVSNPPPYVPMYPQLKAIDNERSTSSDTSPGESKKSPLIDLASASRWLQNITEEFLRDSPIAGRTRSHSNPNPKIAFQLPLRSMVQYVQEMDDKGDLTLTPKTTYQHVPFTTSDLLNWKSNNPLYTENPQPLINLCETIMASHQPDWSDCQQLLQALFTSEERRRILNQGTQLAQTYAAEKTSYNPIEWAAGAFPLTNPNWDPNISRDMDYIVRYREFLMEALKKGPQKVINLKKIQEVMQGKDESPGAYLERLLEAYRKYSPYDPESKDGSALLNTSFVTQSAPDIRRKLQKQDGFAGMNLSQLIEIATKVFIHRDEAEKRERKKIREEDHKIFLNLLDERDKLKGSESGNRRKRGMWQKERRGGRGMPLGRHQCAICRQEGHWKNECPSAQGTVGIQRGMPSQRGHWRGRGRGGGHQGGYANLVPGARYGEKREEEFVGMVGLGEDWTE